In Nocardioides sp. zg-1228, a single window of DNA contains:
- a CDS encoding DUF4395 domain-containing protein, whose translation MTSTTATPRPAGSARPDGLIDPRGPQLAAAVTAVVLASVLLLPTPYAVALLAVQAALFAVGAVRGVQATPYAWLFRRLVRPRLAPPAEWEAPEPPRFAQAVGLAFALVGLGGFAAGATVLAQVAVGLALVAALLNAAFAFCLGCEVYLLVRRFIATV comes from the coding sequence ATGACCAGCACCACTGCGACGCCCCGTCCGGCGGGGTCCGCCCGCCCTGACGGGCTGATCGACCCACGCGGCCCGCAGCTCGCCGCCGCCGTGACCGCCGTCGTCCTGGCGAGCGTCCTGCTGCTCCCCACGCCGTACGCCGTCGCGCTGCTCGCCGTGCAGGCGGCGCTGTTCGCCGTGGGCGCCGTGCGCGGCGTGCAGGCCACGCCGTACGCATGGCTGTTCCGCCGGCTCGTGCGACCGCGCCTGGCCCCGCCCGCCGAGTGGGAGGCCCCCGAGCCGCCGCGCTTCGCCCAGGCCGTGGGCCTCGCGTTCGCGCTCGTCGGACTGGGCGGCTTCGCGGCCGGCGCCACCGTCCTCGCCCAGGTCGCCGTGGGGCTCGCCCTGGTGGCCGCCCTGCTCAACGCCGCCTTCGCCTTCTGCCTGGGATGCGAGGTCTACCTGCTCGTCCGCCGCTTCATCGCCACCGTCTGA
- a CDS encoding response regulator transcription factor — MSALLLLTSALQPSAEVLPGLALLAHSVRIVPAQGSALLDAPEADLVLVDGRQDLAAARDLCRLIRTTGSDAPVLLVVTEGGLAVVAHDWGMDDVVLHTCGPAELDARIRLAIGRASAATPDDPAAHVIRRGEVVVDDATYTARIGGRSLDLTYKEFELLKYLAQHPGRVFSREQLLQEVWGYDYFGGTRTVDVHVRRLRAKLGTEHEHHIGTVRNVGYRFVVPSRDAVATETSASSS, encoded by the coding sequence ATGAGCGCACTGCTGCTGCTCACGAGCGCGCTGCAGCCCTCCGCCGAGGTGCTCCCGGGGCTCGCGCTCCTGGCCCACTCGGTGCGCATCGTGCCGGCGCAGGGCAGCGCCCTCCTCGACGCCCCGGAGGCCGACCTCGTGCTCGTCGACGGCCGCCAGGACCTCGCCGCCGCGCGCGACCTGTGCCGGCTGATCCGCACCACCGGCTCCGACGCGCCCGTGCTGCTCGTCGTCACCGAGGGCGGGCTCGCCGTCGTCGCCCACGACTGGGGCATGGACGACGTCGTGCTGCACACCTGCGGTCCCGCCGAGCTCGACGCGCGCATCCGGCTCGCGATCGGCCGCGCCAGCGCCGCCACGCCCGACGACCCGGCCGCCCACGTGATCCGGCGCGGCGAGGTCGTCGTCGACGACGCCACCTACACCGCGCGCATCGGCGGGCGCTCCCTCGACCTGACCTACAAGGAGTTCGAGCTCCTCAAGTACCTCGCCCAGCACCCCGGCCGAGTCTTCAGCCGCGAGCAGCTGCTGCAGGAGGTCTGGGGCTACGACTACTTCGGCGGCACCCGCACCGTCGACGTCCACGTGCGCCGGCTGCGTGCCAAGCTCGGCACCGAGCACGAGCACCACATCGGCACCGTCCGCAACGTCGGCTACCGCTTCGTCGTCCCGAGCCGCGACGCGGTCGCGACGGAGACCTCGGCCAGCTCGTCCTGA
- the mshD gene encoding mycothiol synthase yields MDATASLVDDIARAAAAADGADPLDEATRIALADGEVSLIAEDDAFALLHAGDLSLVVRPAARRRGLGAALLTRAESSYDGPLTAWSHGNHPAAARLAARHGWERVRDLWVMRRPTADPLPPLSLPDGVQIRSYRDGDADDVVAVNAAAFAEHPEQGAMDAANLARRMAEPWFDPAGLLVAEDASGVLGFHWTKQHDARLGEVYVVGVAPAAQGRGLGRALTLAGLHHLAGAGVDEVLLYVESDNAPAVALYSRLGFGHAEADTHVQYRRG; encoded by the coding sequence ATGGACGCCACCGCCTCGCTGGTCGACGACATCGCCCGGGCGGCCGCGGCCGCCGACGGCGCCGACCCGCTCGACGAGGCGACACGGATCGCCCTCGCCGACGGCGAGGTCTCGCTGATCGCCGAGGACGACGCCTTCGCGCTCCTGCACGCCGGCGACCTCTCGCTGGTGGTCCGGCCGGCGGCCCGCCGCCGCGGGCTCGGCGCCGCGCTGCTCACCCGGGCCGAGTCGTCGTACGACGGCCCGCTGACGGCGTGGTCGCACGGCAACCACCCCGCCGCCGCCCGGCTCGCCGCGCGCCACGGGTGGGAGCGGGTGCGTGACCTGTGGGTGATGCGCCGGCCGACGGCCGACCCGCTCCCGCCGCTGTCCCTGCCCGACGGGGTGCAGATCCGGTCCTACCGCGACGGTGACGCCGACGACGTCGTCGCGGTCAACGCCGCCGCCTTCGCCGAGCACCCCGAGCAGGGGGCGATGGACGCCGCCAACCTCGCCCGCCGGATGGCCGAGCCGTGGTTCGACCCGGCCGGGCTCCTCGTCGCCGAGGACGCGTCGGGAGTCCTCGGCTTCCACTGGACCAAGCAGCACGACGCGCGCCTCGGCGAGGTCTACGTCGTCGGGGTCGCGCCCGCCGCGCAGGGGCGGGGGCTCGGCCGGGCGCTCACCCTGGCCGGGCTGCACCACCTCGCCGGCGCCGGGGTCGACGAGGTGCTGCTCTACGTCGAGTCCGACAACGCCCCCGCCGTCGCCCTCTACTCCCGCCTCGGGTTCGGGCACGCCGAGGCCGACACCCACGTGCAGTACCGCCGCGGCTGA
- a CDS encoding carboxypeptidase-like regulatory domain-containing protein — protein MRSTQGGAFARLLAGGTAAATACAGLAIGLATPAHAAVTISGSTIDAAGNYVDGFISIYHYSDQDGDGTVESSEYDFLPGVSTQGGAFDLNLEDGLYKLQFYPSSGTDEYRSEYYRDKADLASADFVTVAGAAQVLPAWTIDSAATVTGTVATTDGRAVRNARVEAYAADDGMFLAGDLTDSSGAFRIGADEAVKLRFSGYDSVTGKALATEYYSDKSDLASADAVAPGAVLGTITLAPGGSISGRVTSEAGAPLHRALACTEDYCDYTDANGVYTIEGVQTGAHVVEFSDPIDEFAGEYYNNVAVDEYGDPVGSPAVVNIAPGQAVAGIDAALAAKSKPALTGVDISGTVRDQVGGLGVGYNVLAYDTPADPRDRKIVARTISNRAGGYAFTTLDRVGGETEFKIVVEGEAARERNDFARRTIWTGQKFGYDTAAAVTAAPQVIDFVQPVAGGVAGAVTSEAGGAPEEPWVAFVDADDNYASSYAEFQANGAYETRNLWPGDYTVQFGGARHVPEWWNDAVAGEAKTITVKPGEVLTGISAALAKDVKAVERPSVTGDAWVGKTIRMDKGVWTAMAGTQFTYEWLVKGTVVATGPSLKITKKHLGDKITGRVTNDAGFTQGQAITKATAKVGYKPKVKAKVTKKSAAITLKVKPLKAKKVKATVTVFKIVGVKKNGDDKLKKLGKAKIKKGKGVVTFKKPLGKGKHKLVFTVKGKGKVGSGDIQKKYKIKR, from the coding sequence ATGAGAAGCACACAAGGGGGAGCTTTCGCGCGCCTTCTCGCCGGTGGCACCGCCGCCGCGACGGCGTGCGCGGGCCTCGCGATCGGGCTGGCGACGCCTGCCCACGCGGCCGTCACGATCAGCGGCAGCACGATCGACGCCGCAGGCAACTACGTCGACGGCTTCATCTCGATCTACCACTACTCCGACCAGGACGGAGACGGCACGGTCGAGTCGTCCGAGTACGACTTCCTTCCGGGGGTCAGCACCCAGGGTGGTGCCTTCGACCTCAACCTCGAGGACGGCCTCTACAAGCTCCAGTTCTACCCCTCCTCCGGCACCGACGAGTACCGGAGCGAGTACTACCGGGACAAGGCCGACCTGGCGAGCGCCGACTTCGTCACGGTCGCGGGCGCCGCCCAGGTGCTCCCGGCGTGGACCATCGACTCCGCCGCGACGGTCACCGGCACGGTCGCGACGACCGACGGCCGCGCCGTGCGCAACGCGCGGGTCGAGGCCTACGCGGCCGATGACGGCATGTTCCTCGCCGGCGACCTGACCGACTCGTCCGGTGCCTTCCGCATCGGGGCGGACGAGGCCGTCAAGCTGCGCTTCTCGGGCTACGACTCGGTGACCGGCAAGGCGCTGGCCACCGAGTACTACTCCGACAAGTCCGACCTCGCCTCGGCCGACGCCGTCGCCCCGGGCGCCGTGCTCGGGACCATCACCCTGGCCCCCGGCGGCTCGATCTCGGGCCGTGTCACCAGTGAGGCCGGAGCTCCGCTCCACCGGGCGCTCGCCTGCACCGAGGACTACTGCGACTACACCGACGCCAATGGCGTCTACACCATCGAGGGCGTCCAGACCGGTGCCCACGTGGTGGAGTTCTCCGACCCGATCGACGAGTTCGCCGGCGAGTACTACAACAACGTCGCCGTCGACGAGTACGGCGACCCGGTCGGCTCCCCGGCGGTCGTGAACATCGCCCCCGGCCAGGCGGTCGCGGGCATCGACGCCGCCCTCGCGGCGAAGTCCAAGCCCGCTCTCACCGGGGTGGACATCAGCGGCACCGTCCGCGACCAGGTCGGCGGGCTCGGCGTGGGCTACAACGTCCTCGCGTACGACACTCCGGCCGACCCGCGTGACCGCAAGATCGTCGCGCGGACGATCTCCAACCGCGCCGGCGGCTACGCGTTCACCACGCTCGACCGCGTCGGCGGCGAGACCGAGTTCAAGATCGTCGTCGAGGGCGAGGCGGCCCGCGAGCGGAACGACTTCGCTCGCCGCACCATCTGGACCGGTCAGAAGTTCGGCTACGACACCGCCGCAGCGGTGACGGCCGCGCCGCAGGTCATCGACTTCGTGCAGCCGGTCGCCGGCGGCGTCGCGGGCGCCGTCACCAGCGAGGCCGGTGGCGCGCCGGAGGAGCCCTGGGTCGCGTTCGTCGACGCCGACGACAACTACGCCAGCTCCTACGCCGAGTTCCAGGCCAACGGCGCCTACGAGACCCGCAACCTCTGGCCGGGCGACTACACCGTCCAGTTCGGCGGCGCGCGTCACGTCCCCGAGTGGTGGAACGACGCTGTCGCCGGAGAGGCGAAGACCATCACGGTCAAGCCGGGCGAGGTGCTCACCGGCATCTCGGCCGCGCTCGCCAAGGACGTCAAGGCCGTCGAGCGCCCGAGCGTCACGGGCGACGCGTGGGTCGGCAAGACCATCCGCATGGACAAGGGCGTGTGGACGGCGATGGCCGGCACCCAGTTCACCTACGAGTGGCTGGTCAAGGGCACCGTGGTCGCGACCGGTCCGTCGCTCAAGATCACCAAGAAGCACCTGGGCGACAAGATCACCGGCCGCGTGACCAACGACGCCGGGTTCACCCAGGGTCAGGCGATCACCAAGGCGACCGCCAAGGTCGGCTACAAGCCGAAGGTCAAGGCGAAGGTCACCAAGAAGTCCGCGGCGATCACCCTCAAGGTCAAGCCCCTCAAGGCCAAGAAGGTCAAGGCCACGGTCACCGTCTTCAAGATCGTCGGCGTCAAGAAGAACGGCGACGACAAGCTCAAGAAGCTCGGCAAGGCCAAGATCAAGAAGGGCAAGGGTGTCGTCACCTTCAAGAAGCCGCTCGGCAAGGGCAAGCACAAGCTCGTCTTCACCGTGAAGGGCAAGGGCAAGGTCGGCTCCGGCGACATCCAGAAGAAGTACAAGATCAAGCGCTGA
- a CDS encoding DsrE family protein, with the protein MPRPLVVKVTCGAEDPERLNQGFTVSAAAAASGAEVSLWLTGDAAWFGVPGRAEEFELDLATPLDQLMAAVLTTGTITVCSQCAARRGIVAGDLREGVTIAGAAVFAEQVLGDGVQALVY; encoded by the coding sequence ATGCCTCGCCCACTGGTCGTCAAGGTCACCTGCGGTGCCGAGGACCCCGAACGCCTCAACCAGGGCTTCACGGTCTCCGCGGCCGCCGCGGCGTCCGGCGCCGAGGTCTCCCTCTGGCTGACCGGCGACGCGGCCTGGTTCGGCGTGCCGGGCCGCGCCGAGGAGTTCGAGCTCGACCTCGCCACGCCCCTCGACCAGCTGATGGCCGCCGTCCTCACCACCGGCACGATCACCGTCTGCTCGCAGTGCGCCGCCCGCCGGGGGATCGTCGCCGGCGACCTCCGCGAGGGTGTCACGATCGCGGGAGCCGCCGTCTTCGCCGAGCAGGTCCTCGGCGACGGCGTCCAGGCGCTCGTCTACTGA
- a CDS encoding MoaD/ThiS family protein: MGPSTDLQRRGETTVTVRYWAGARAAAGTAEDVLATTGELTLAEVVARVLELHPGEQMARTVGVCSVLVGDQPVRSQDPDTVVVRPGTVVEMLPPFAGG, from the coding sequence ATGGGCCCCTCGACGGATCTGCAGCGACGTGGTGAGACGACCGTGACCGTGCGCTACTGGGCGGGCGCCCGCGCGGCGGCGGGCACGGCGGAGGACGTGCTGGCGACCACCGGCGAGCTGACCCTGGCCGAGGTGGTGGCCCGCGTGCTGGAGCTGCACCCGGGCGAGCAGATGGCGCGCACGGTGGGGGTCTGCTCGGTGCTGGTGGGCGACCAGCCGGTCCGTTCGCAGGACCCCGACACGGTCGTCGTACGCCCGGGCACAGTGGTCGAGATGCTGCCTCCTTTTGCCGGAGGCTGA
- a CDS encoding thioredoxin family protein, which yields MSTGAGIVVAAVVLALGVGLWRLAMDGRFRETRAARPTSPAEGRTAEGQAAEGQAAEGAAGAAAGATAPTEAFAGAEVVTAVGRELGERATLLQFSSAFCAPCRATRRVLDEVSGLVDGVAHVEVDAEHHLEATRALGILRTPTTVVLDASGAEVVRASGAPTRDQVLTALARV from the coding sequence GTGAGCACCGGAGCCGGGATCGTCGTCGCCGCCGTCGTGCTGGCCCTCGGGGTCGGCCTGTGGCGCCTGGCCATGGACGGCCGGTTCCGCGAGACCCGCGCCGCGCGTCCCACCTCCCCCGCCGAGGGACGGACCGCCGAGGGACAGGCCGCCGAGGGACAGGCCGCCGAGGGAGCCGCCGGTGCAGCCGCGGGTGCAACCGCCCCGACGGAGGCGTTCGCCGGCGCCGAGGTGGTCACCGCGGTGGGCCGCGAGCTGGGGGAGCGCGCGACGTTGCTGCAGTTCTCCAGCGCCTTCTGCGCGCCGTGCCGCGCGACCCGCCGGGTGCTCGACGAGGTGAGCGGCCTGGTCGACGGCGTCGCCCACGTGGAGGTCGACGCCGAGCACCACCTCGAGGCGACCCGCGCCCTCGGGATCCTGCGCACGCCGACCACCGTGGTGCTCGACGCGTCGGGCGCGGAGGTCGTCCGGGCGAGCGGAGCGCCCACACGCGACCAGGTGCTGACCGCCCTGGCCCGGGTCTGA
- a CDS encoding sulfurtransferase has translation MSRENSLVTAQWVEDNLDTDGVVLIEVDEDTTAYDKGHIRGAIKLDWTTDLQDQVRRDFVNKEQFEALLSERGVSNDDTVVLYGGNNNWFAAYAYWYFKLYGHQDVKLLDGGRKKWELDSRELTDDLPTRAATTYTATEQDTSIRAFRDEVVAAIGTQNLVDVRSPDEYAGRLLAPAHLPQEQAQRAGHIPTSVNVPWSKNANDDGTFKSDEELAALYDEVGFDADKDTIALCRIGERSSLTWFVLTELLGRKNVKNYDGSWTEYGSLVGVPVALGDEPGEA, from the coding sequence ATGAGCCGCGAGAACTCGCTCGTCACCGCCCAGTGGGTCGAGGACAACCTCGACACCGACGGCGTCGTCCTCATCGAGGTCGACGAGGACACCACCGCCTACGACAAGGGCCACATCCGGGGCGCCATCAAGCTCGACTGGACCACCGACCTCCAGGACCAGGTCCGCCGTGACTTCGTCAACAAGGAGCAGTTCGAGGCGCTGCTGTCCGAGCGGGGCGTCTCCAACGACGACACCGTCGTGCTCTACGGCGGCAACAACAACTGGTTCGCCGCCTACGCCTACTGGTACTTCAAGCTCTACGGCCACCAGGACGTCAAGCTCCTCGACGGCGGCCGCAAGAAGTGGGAGCTCGACTCCCGCGAGCTGACCGACGACCTCCCCACCCGCGCCGCGACGACCTACACCGCCACCGAGCAGGACACCTCGATCCGTGCCTTCCGCGACGAGGTCGTCGCCGCGATCGGCACGCAGAACCTCGTCGACGTGCGCAGCCCCGACGAGTACGCCGGCCGGCTGCTCGCCCCGGCCCACCTGCCCCAGGAGCAGGCGCAGCGCGCCGGTCACATCCCGACCTCGGTCAACGTGCCGTGGAGCAAGAACGCCAACGACGACGGCACGTTCAAGTCCGACGAGGAGCTCGCCGCGCTCTACGACGAGGTCGGCTTCGACGCCGACAAGGACACCATCGCCCTGTGCCGCATCGGCGAGCGCTCCTCCCTGACGTGGTTCGTGCTGACCGAGCTGCTCGGGCGCAAGAACGTCAAGAACTACGACGGGTCGTGGACCGAGTACGGCTCGCTGGTGGGCGTGCCGGTCGCCCTCGGCGACGAGCCCGGGGAGGCCTGA
- a CDS encoding DUF1416 domain-containing protein: MCGAKQGGLSLDGVNVAKEAVIQGQVLRSGDEPVANAYVRLLDRSGEFTAEVPTSATGHFRFFAGDGEWTLRTLAPKAEPVDTRVVAATGSVAEVQVLVSA, from the coding sequence ATGTGCGGAGCGAAGCAGGGCGGGCTCTCCCTCGACGGGGTCAACGTCGCCAAGGAGGCCGTCATCCAGGGGCAGGTGCTGCGCAGCGGTGACGAGCCGGTCGCCAACGCCTACGTGCGCCTGCTCGACCGCAGCGGCGAGTTCACCGCCGAGGTGCCCACCTCGGCCACCGGGCACTTCCGCTTCTTCGCCGGCGACGGCGAGTGGACCCTGCGGACGCTGGCGCCCAAGGCCGAGCCCGTCGACACCCGCGTGGTGGCCGCGACCGGCTCGGTCGCCGAGGTCCAGGTGCTCGTCAGCGCCTGA
- a CDS encoding Fur family transcriptional regulator → MSDDLATRLREQGLRLTPQRELILHAVEELRHATPDEVLAHVRGQVSSVNASTVYRTLEVLEELGLVRHTHLSDRAPTYHSTGEHEHVHVVCRGCHSVRSYDPDIVRPLVAALGADGFSVDVGHLAIFGTCADCSAAAP, encoded by the coding sequence ATGAGCGACGACCTCGCCACCCGGCTGCGCGAGCAGGGGCTGCGCCTCACCCCGCAGCGCGAGCTGATCCTGCACGCGGTCGAGGAGCTGCGCCACGCCACGCCCGACGAGGTGCTGGCCCACGTACGGGGGCAGGTCAGCTCGGTCAACGCCTCGACCGTCTACCGCACGCTCGAGGTGCTGGAGGAGCTCGGCCTGGTGCGCCACACGCACCTCAGCGACCGCGCCCCGACCTACCACTCCACCGGCGAGCACGAGCACGTCCACGTGGTGTGCCGCGGCTGCCACTCGGTGCGCTCCTACGACCCCGACATCGTGCGCCCGCTCGTCGCGGCGCTCGGGGCGGACGGCTTCTCCGTCGACGTCGGGCACCTCGCGATCTTCGGCACCTGCGCCGACTGCTCCGCCGCTGCCCCCTGA
- a CDS encoding PAS domain-containing sensor histidine kinase, with translation MVAETTPGPTPVLATDELWRLTMEHSPVGMAIVSPAGCFTTANGALCDMLGHDADVLATMTFHELTHPDDLAVDLRLFGEALAGKISSYRITKRYVRADGSILVGDLSVALLRDSYGAPVHFIAQVADLSERHAFAERLDAAEAAADADRRTAQAVFEGVAVGLLQIDADGRYLLTNTRLREFVDLAFPGGHHGVAGQTGLAFGIDEQPLAAHEVPSARAARGEEFDDLRLWVGHDPHTRRALSVSARRVLDRSGSPAGAVLAYHDVTDQVRAMGVKDQFVSAISHELRTPLTAALAYLELLDDSTDVTPEGREQVSAARRNMLRLSHLVADLLFTTRVSAGSPLVDPYRVDLALLLAEAVDAASLHADGVGVRVECRVPETLPALVDGMRMRQVFDNLLDNAVSYSRPGGVVTVDLDVRGEHTVLTVTDEGTGIDADEVEAVFDRFYRGTNAGRLHVPGTGLGLTIVRSIVEAHGGVVSLESTPGEGTSVCALLPR, from the coding sequence ATGGTCGCTGAGACGACCCCTGGCCCGACACCCGTGCTCGCGACCGACGAGCTCTGGCGACTCACCATGGAGCACTCGCCGGTGGGCATGGCGATCGTGTCGCCGGCAGGCTGCTTCACGACCGCCAACGGCGCACTCTGCGACATGCTCGGCCACGACGCCGACGTGCTCGCGACCATGACGTTCCACGAGCTCACCCACCCCGACGACCTCGCGGTCGACCTCCGCCTGTTCGGGGAGGCGCTCGCCGGCAAGATCAGCTCCTACCGCATCACCAAGCGCTACGTCCGCGCCGACGGCAGCATCTTGGTCGGCGACCTGTCCGTCGCCCTCCTGCGCGACTCCTACGGCGCCCCGGTCCACTTCATCGCGCAGGTGGCCGACCTCAGCGAGCGGCATGCCTTCGCCGAGCGCCTCGACGCCGCCGAGGCGGCCGCCGACGCCGACCGGCGCACCGCCCAGGCGGTCTTCGAGGGCGTCGCGGTCGGGCTGCTGCAGATCGACGCCGACGGGCGCTACCTCCTCACCAACACGCGGCTGCGGGAGTTCGTCGATCTCGCCTTCCCCGGCGGCCACCACGGCGTCGCCGGCCAGACCGGCCTCGCCTTCGGCATCGACGAGCAGCCCCTGGCCGCCCACGAGGTCCCGTCGGCGCGCGCCGCTCGCGGCGAGGAGTTCGACGACCTGCGCCTCTGGGTCGGCCACGACCCGCACACGCGGCGAGCCCTGTCGGTCTCGGCCCGCCGGGTGCTCGACCGCTCCGGGTCCCCCGCGGGCGCCGTGCTGGCCTACCACGACGTCACCGACCAGGTCCGGGCGATGGGCGTCAAGGACCAGTTCGTCTCCGCGATCTCCCACGAGCTGCGCACCCCGCTCACGGCGGCGCTGGCCTACCTCGAGCTGCTCGACGACTCGACCGACGTCACGCCCGAGGGCCGCGAGCAGGTGAGCGCCGCGCGGCGCAACATGCTCCGGCTCTCGCACCTGGTCGCCGACCTGCTCTTCACCACGCGCGTCTCGGCGGGCTCGCCGCTCGTCGACCCCTACCGTGTCGACCTGGCGCTGCTGCTGGCCGAGGCGGTCGACGCGGCGTCGCTGCACGCCGACGGCGTGGGCGTGCGGGTCGAGTGCCGGGTGCCGGAGACGCTGCCGGCGCTCGTCGACGGCATGCGCATGCGCCAGGTCTTCGACAACCTGCTCGACAACGCCGTCTCCTACAGCCGCCCGGGCGGTGTCGTGACCGTCGACCTCGACGTCCGCGGGGAGCACACGGTGCTGACGGTCACCGACGAGGGCACCGGCATCGACGCCGACGAGGTGGAGGCGGTCTTCGACCGGTTCTACCGCGGCACCAACGCCGGTCGCCTGCACGTGCCCGGCACGGGGCTCGGTCTCACCATCGTCCGCAGCATCGTCGAGGCGCACGGCGGAGTGGTCTCGCTGGAGAGCACGCCCGGCGAGGGCACCAGCGTCTGCGCGCTGCTGCCGCGCTGA
- a CDS encoding folate-binding protein YgfZ, which produces MQSPLLSLPGAVTGDGIDAPVAAHYGSFNTEQRSLARGDGFVDLSHRDVVRIAGPDRLSWLHSLTTQFFEGLAPGVWTQALVLSPQGHVEHAFTGVDDGEAFVAHTEPGAGPALVEWLERMKFMTRVEVSLVDDLAVMWRPADGPSRPGGRYDLVPRDRLEAYAEAAGPACGLWAFEALRIERGEPRLGLDTDHRTIPNEVGWIGSAVHLDKGCYRGQETVARVHTLGRPPRRLVLLHLDGSENRLPPAGSAVSYDGRDIGFVGSSARHHELGPIALALVKRNVPVDATLTVDEMPATQEVVVDPEVGLHVRPLR; this is translated from the coding sequence ATGCAGTCCCCGCTCCTCTCCCTGCCCGGAGCCGTCACAGGCGACGGGATCGACGCCCCCGTGGCGGCCCACTACGGCTCCTTCAACACCGAGCAGCGCAGCCTGGCGCGCGGCGACGGCTTCGTGGACCTGTCGCACCGCGACGTCGTACGCATCGCCGGTCCCGACCGCCTGTCGTGGCTGCACAGCCTGACCACCCAGTTCTTCGAGGGCCTGGCACCGGGGGTCTGGACGCAGGCACTGGTGCTGAGCCCGCAGGGCCACGTCGAGCACGCCTTCACCGGCGTCGACGACGGGGAGGCGTTCGTCGCCCACACCGAGCCGGGCGCGGGCCCGGCCCTGGTCGAGTGGCTCGAGCGGATGAAGTTCATGACCCGCGTCGAGGTCTCGCTCGTCGACGACCTCGCCGTGATGTGGCGTCCGGCGGACGGCCCGTCACGACCGGGTGGCCGCTACGACCTCGTGCCCCGCGACCGGCTCGAGGCGTACGCCGAGGCGGCCGGGCCCGCCTGTGGGCTCTGGGCCTTCGAGGCGCTGCGCATCGAGCGCGGCGAGCCGAGGCTCGGGCTCGACACCGACCACCGCACCATCCCCAACGAGGTCGGCTGGATCGGCTCGGCGGTGCACCTCGACAAGGGCTGCTACCGCGGCCAGGAGACCGTCGCGCGGGTGCACACCCTCGGCCGCCCGCCCCGCCGGCTGGTGCTGCTCCACCTCGACGGCTCGGAGAACCGGCTGCCCCCCGCCGGGTCCGCGGTGTCGTACGACGGCCGCGACATCGGCTTCGTCGGCTCGAGCGCCCGCCACCACGAGCTCGGCCCGATCGCGCTCGCCCTGGTCAAGCGCAACGTCCCGGTCGACGCGACCCTGACGGTCGACGAGATGCCGGCCACCCAGGAGGTCGTCGTCGACCCCGAGGTCGGCCTGCACGTCCGCCCTCTCCGCTGA
- a CDS encoding FABP family protein, translating to MPFELPDNLHPNCGPVAWLLGTWHGNGHGDYPTIEPFQFGQELIFTHDGRPFFHYMSRSWIVDEQGEFVRDAAMETGFLRCPEPGRIELLLAHNIGFTEIWYGAAEGGKLEMHTAGVSYTETAKEVTAGSRMYGNVEGDLLYAYDMAAVGQELQPHLWARLKRA from the coding sequence ATGCCCTTCGAGCTGCCGGACAACCTGCATCCCAACTGCGGCCCCGTCGCGTGGCTGCTCGGCACGTGGCACGGCAACGGCCACGGCGACTACCCGACGATCGAGCCGTTCCAGTTCGGCCAGGAGCTGATCTTCACCCACGACGGCCGCCCGTTCTTCCACTACATGTCGCGCTCGTGGATCGTCGACGAGCAGGGCGAGTTCGTCCGCGACGCGGCGATGGAGACCGGCTTCCTGCGGTGCCCCGAGCCGGGCAGGATCGAGCTGCTGCTCGCGCACAACATCGGCTTCACCGAGATCTGGTACGGCGCGGCCGAGGGCGGCAAGCTCGAGATGCACACCGCCGGCGTGTCCTACACCGAGACCGCCAAGGAGGTCACGGCCGGCTCGCGGATGTACGGCAACGTCGAGGGCGACCTGCTCTACGCCTACGACATGGCGGCCGTCGGCCAGGAGCTCCAGCCGCACCTCTGGGCGCGGCTGAAGAGGGCCTGA